The following proteins come from a genomic window of Azoarcus sp. PA01:
- a CDS encoding single-strand selective monofunctional uracil-DNA glycosylase, producing the protein MTTDPSVRALIAAARTLAREVDGLRFAPPVSHVYNPLDYAWTIHESYLRRYGAGPKRVLFIGMNPGPFGMTQTGVPFGEVAAVRDWLGLAGPVGKPAVENPKRPIEGFACPRSEVSGRRLWGLFRARFGTPEAFFASHFVANYCPLAFFAEGRNLTPDKLPPAESRPLLAACDEHLRRVVDALEPEWVVGVGAWAENRAAAVLAGRPLRVARILHPSPSNPAANRGWAEAASRQLEALDIWTP; encoded by the coding sequence ATGACGACCGACCCTTCCGTCCGCGCCCTGATCGCCGCTGCCCGCACGCTGGCCCGCGAAGTCGACGGCCTGCGCTTCGCGCCTCCCGTCAGCCACGTCTACAACCCGCTCGACTACGCGTGGACGATCCACGAAAGCTACCTGCGCCGCTACGGCGCCGGGCCGAAGCGGGTGCTGTTCATCGGCATGAATCCGGGTCCGTTCGGCATGACGCAGACCGGCGTGCCGTTCGGCGAAGTCGCGGCGGTGCGCGACTGGCTGGGGCTGGCCGGGCCGGTCGGCAAACCGGCAGTGGAAAACCCGAAGCGTCCGATCGAAGGCTTCGCGTGCCCGCGCTCCGAAGTCAGCGGGCGCCGCCTGTGGGGCCTGTTTCGCGCACGCTTCGGCACGCCGGAAGCGTTCTTCGCCAGCCACTTCGTCGCCAACTACTGTCCGCTGGCGTTTTTCGCCGAAGGTCGCAATCTCACGCCGGACAAGCTCCCCCCCGCCGAGTCCCGACCGCTGCTCGCGGCCTGCGACGAACATTTGCGCCGCGTCGTCGATGCGCTGGAACCCGAATGGGTGGTCGGCGTTGGCGCGTGGGCGGAAAATCGCGCCGCCGCGGTGCTCGCCGGGCGGCCGCTGCGCGTCGCGCGGATCCTTCATCCGAGCCCGTCCAACCCGGCCGCGAATCGCGGCTGGGCCGAAGCGGCGAGCCGCCAGCTCGAAGCGCTCGACATCTGGACGCCCTAA